Sequence from the Bicyclus anynana chromosome 2, ilBicAnyn1.1, whole genome shotgun sequence genome:
tattttatgaacaGAATTCACCTCTCTGCaggtttattataagtatagatagatagataataaaaatacaaacaatttgtTTATTCTTTCTGAAATCTATTTCGTaggattttttttgtcaaattaaataatttgatatTAAGCGGCTTTGTTAGAAGCGTTTTTCAAACATTGCTTGATGTACTTAAATCATGTAATGTTTGCCAAGCtttgtcaaacatgtttgacCGAGGACAGTCATGCATGCGTATTTCTGTCGCCAagaaattttgttattaaattcttaggtaaataaataaatataaaaaaaaatcaacacaaTTGAACAAAGTTTTGTTCTGTTTATAGGTGATAGTCTTCCATTATCATTAGCTAGGTATGTCGTAGGCTTGGTCAGttaaatattactaaaacattataatatctaCTTAAAAACGTGGCCACAAGGAGCTTGCaactattaggtacctacctacttagttaCTCTAACGAGCTAGAAAGTTATGCTAAGTTTTTCATCTTAGTTAACCGAACAACAACAAGTTTTTCTCCAGTGTttataaatttacattattcaaTGTAGAGATAATAATTTCAGGTTATCACCATGCTGTCAGCAGTCATTGGCTTTGTGTTACTGGCATGCGCATATGCGCAAGTATCTCAACCACCCCACTATAAGGAAAAGTGAGaaattgtttcattttatattttctacttaagCTCTGGAGCTTAAGCTTTTACTGAAGGTCCTCCAAGTGGCCGAGCCTGGAGGCAAAGGCACGGCGACATGGAAGGCAACGAAAGCGACGACGCAACTACCTACTGGACACATCGATGTAAATCGTTAGAtaggcccctccatattaaagaacgcacaattttatgtcattacccaaagacgtgcacgcacatcttatcttagtacgtaacaagcgcatgtgAGTGGACgtgaacttaaaaaaatatttactgttttttcttattttaatcccttaattatgccttcatgttcattttggaagtgcaaaaacacaagccacaatatgaataaagagaaatttaatacgagtgatgacgtactcaatgtgcgaaaccaatgacaattccgcgacgctttaaGGCCCATCTAACGTTCTACGATCGATGACTGAAGACACAACACTAACCCTGTGCAGAagctgtagccatgtggcacattgattctctttctacaaacgttaacgcttcaaAAATCGTTAGTACTTTTTTAgtacttgactaaaatactaaagtagtccgaactaggcattagcgttgcaggcatgtgggcctagcatcaagtgagatcgtagtcaagggcgaacttgtcaataaataaaaaaactttttttttgtgtgcaGATATCCAGACATTTATAAGTTTGTCAAGCAAGCTCGTCGTCCCCGTGACGTCACATGGGATACGAAAGCAGGAGATGGCAAGGTCTTCGGCACCCTCGGCAATAAGGACGACGGCAGTCTCTTTGTAAGTACTgcgaatttcttgaaaaaaagtaAAGCTTATATTTATGATTACAGCACGACCTAGAACCTCGAGATCCAGAACCATATAAGCTAAACACGAggccaggggcgtagctagcgcCAAATCAGCTGTATCAATGTTACGGGGCCcttacgtcatcatcatcatcatatcagccgatggacgtccactgcaggacataggccttttgtaaggacttccaaacatcacgatactgagccacctgcatccagcgaatccctgcgactcgcttgatgtcgtcagtccaccttgggggtcgaccaacactgcgcttactagtactcgccattccagcactttgggaccccaaagtccatcggctcttcaaattatgtgcctcgcccattgccactgctGCCATAAGTtagaaacatcctacataggttaaatCACTGTGAGTTTAAAGCAAGCAGTTTTATTTCGTAAGAAATTTTTACCCTTTATTTATTTGCCCAAACTCATTTTACATACAGGGCCCTTTCAAGGCTCGCTACGCCTCTACACAAGGCACTCAAAGaataacagtggaattcatagttgTTGCAGAGGCACCCCcagggatcattcagccgctgactgtcgaatttaacctctatttattCAGAAtatgacactcagcgggtgaatgatcccctgggggtgcccctacaacttctatgaattccactttaAAAGATTCTATAGGTACTTCTTGGTGTGCAGGGTAAAGCGGGCTACAAGCAAGACATATTCAACGACGACAGAGGCAAGCTGACCGGCGAGGCGTACGGCACTCGTGTACTGGGACCCACTGGTGACGCCAGTCTCTTGGGCGGCAAGCTCAACTGGAACAACGCCGCTAAGGACGCTGAGGCTAACTTCGAACTGACAAAACAGATTCATGGAAGGACTGGCGTAAGTCTCCATAAttctttcttaattggttcctCATGACGGAGAATAGTGGTCACTCCCATGTCAAAGTTAACCATTAAGTACTGATGTGTCATTTAGTTACGTAAGTACGACGTGTGGTCTGACAGACCACTCTTCACGAACGCTTTCGAGCGACAGCCCGAAGGGTAGAGAGGAGCTGGACAAGATTGGCGCCAACAGCCATGTAACAGTCAAGGTGTCTGTCAGACCACACATAAAgattaaagtcaaaattcagttatttcaattatgcttagtttacaagcatttttgaaacgtcagttaaGTAATGGTAGTAGATAATGGTGATTAAATTCGTTCCAACGCACCACTGCGCACGCTGGTCGAATAGACTCTGTAAGTAGTGATCACAACATTAGTTGTTATTGAAAATGTTATTGGGACGGACACCGACGGCATATCGTGATGTCCAATTAACGGAGATGTACCTAACACCAACAACTTTTCAACTACATTATCAggaattttcagaaaaaaaaaatccgtgatagccgtgatagaccagtggaagtgacctctgcctccgaatccggaggatgtgggttcgaatccggtgggcatgcacctccaacttttcagttgtgtgcattttaagaaattaaatatcacgtgtctcaaacggtgaaggaaaacatcgtgaggaaacctgcacattagagaatttctcaattctttgcgtgtgtgaagtctgccaatccgcattgggccagcgtggtgtactattggcctaagccctctcattctgagaagagactcgagctcagcagtgagccgaatataggttgataagaGAGGTATGTGTGTATGCGTTCTCTAGACCAGTAACTAAAAGTTAAGTACGACAGTTTtgtcattaaaaattttaatgtgtaGGCTCAGGCAGATCTCTCCAAGGTGTGGAATTTGGACAAGAACACGCGCATCTCAGCGGGAGGTCACGTGTCGCAGGCTGACCTCGGACGCGGCAAGCCGGACTACGGCGTCGGCGCTAAGTTCGAACACTTCTTTGGCGGTTTTTAAGGCTAAAAGACAACTTATatgcaaaatatattataaacgacTAGGAATCTACTTCATTTAAAGCATAGAATATCATTTGAGATACTGTTTTTCTGTTCGTAATATGCCTACCTAAATAGATAGAAACATGATTTATGTAATGTACTGCCTTGacatatatgtacctactaaagaaaataataattgttgctTATTTTAGGTCAACGCTCTTTGTACTTGGTGTGGTActacttatttaatataattatttatttattattatagtctcaaaaggtgattagaaatataagaaaactattgttgaacaaaggttatgattcacaacacttgttaggacaacttaattaggaaatcaaactgtaaccaaaataataccctagaatggcagagaatgaccttgagtggagtcacgtacttgtgaacgatgtgtgtagggttaaaggatcctttgacagtcgactaacactccccatttccactcaagtcactctctccacctatcccaagtaacccataaagaattacacaacaagaacgcctcgaacgccacgagcacactgaagccaacacgagatcgagcgacgtcatatccgtcacagattactatttccaacactaaacggcgataacattcggccatcctggtgGCGCATCCGTCCCTGGATCGCGTCCGTGTCTTGTGCAGTTGCGTTTACACTGACAACTTGAGCGTGTACAAACCACTAttgaaggtcgtgtatgactcatttttaatcgaatgagtgtgtatgggccttgtgtatctagggttatgtatagttcaagtcaccattgtatgtaaggtcgtgtatgactcatttttaTCGAATGACAGTAGGGTTACTTAATCCGGTAACCAAAATTTACAAATTTCAAACAGTTATAAGTTGcaattattaacataaaatcTATACGGCAACATTTCGCatcttgtcataatattaaaacgcaaaatTTCATCGAGAACACCGTGAAACACAATTTCTGTCTATACCGTCAATACTTAATTTATACCGTCAATACTTAAAACTTGAAAACACGATTCACACACTATTAACTTTCAAATTTGACAATACCGTATGTAAAACTCATCGGTGTACTatactaaattaatttgttaccctctttttataaaaaatgctctcatgccatattaacaaagaaatgaaaaacGATTGGCCTGATTTAGGGTAGTTTTAAATTACGTCGTTCTCTTTATTCACTATGTGGGCACTAGTTCTTTATCGCACTTCTGATATTATagtctcaaaaggtgattagaaatataagaaaactattgttgaacaaaggttatgattcacaacacttgttaggacaacttaattaggaaatcaaactgtaaccaaaataataccctagaatggcagagaatgaccttgagtggagtcacgtacttgtgaacgatgtgtgtagggttaaaggatcctttgacagtcgactaacactccccatttccactcaagtcactctctccacctatcccaagtaacccataaagaattacacaacaagaacgcctcgaacgccacgagcacactgaagccaacacgagatcgagcgacgtcatatccgtcacagattactatttcca
This genomic interval carries:
- the LOC112045628 gene encoding gloverin-like gives rise to the protein MLSAVIGFVLLACAYAQVSQPPHYKEKYPDIYKFVKQARRPRDVTWDTKAGDGKVFGTLGNKDDGSLFGKAGYKQDIFNDDRGKLTGEAYGTRVLGPTGDASLLGGKLNWNNAAKDAEANFELTKQIHGRTGAQADLSKVWNLDKNTRISAGGHVSQADLGRGKPDYGVGAKFEHFFGGF